The following coding sequences are from one Streptobacillus felis window:
- a CDS encoding transcriptional regulator: protein MEVITQTNRSLLFENFNDEAYDILTLIGDVENINSLEDEKIEEINKHLLVSNFNEFLQKFEPKIYSYMDVENKRIGYTLEKNQNIPDSMYTTIYINNENTFIKMLSTLIDNRKNLDKKNVDFQFEDILELISPRKIIQNIKQQRKEINYLFGKYEALNDKNPKKLDIGDILNNKFQEASKNYNNILAMLPLAIEDIKTRLEIGENRENQNIEEIKLGYLEFNDGGEIEFIENQYELEEKMLLPDNSQKLLEIFENDYYESIEKPNNYVANLIKRTYVPITTNNLKIDFEKEVNNYNQYLELYKNSQEDFIKIAKELIEKVMGVKLFFDQYNVNNKSMLPKLLITNVDVGLLVQPKNKEKLEKYLRTVNDKNEFENTIWFSIFPNISLKNENKKSSKNIFSGNATYKSKNINSIQDLSNLMEILSNHKIQTFISFERNNENTFENLAIHGINKYIELTKSLENTNFSEYIIPALPNLTLIPKDKSGIKIDKKAIFNKDGVFFNDGEELEFFLDGIYVDAAYVAAGIVAAYQCPSFLKERYKNVSNNPGVRFNIEAEDNSLIVKTVMAREISGFTVDIKEEINNVNYGFIFSSEQSQYKNEKIKNVTVYKARSLFKSSNNSYENIYKTLTTTYIERLLRFMSNDYKSDKLNYFFSNSPNSQKSIWTKESSTVNAIIRHGDDISHIIDNENNTCQLNLVFLGEVKNLKIEINKTN from the coding sequence TTGGAGGTAATTACTCAGACAAATCGAAGCTTATTGTTTGAAAATTTTAACGATGAAGCCTATGATATTTTAACTTTGATTGGAGATGTTGAAAATATTAATAGTCTTGAAGATGAAAAAATTGAGGAAATAAACAAACATTTATTGGTTTCAAATTTTAATGAATTTTTACAAAAATTTGAACCTAAAATTTATTCTTATATGGATGTTGAGAATAAAAGAATCGGTTATACTCTTGAAAAAAATCAAAATATACCTGATTCAATGTATACAACTATATACATTAATAATGAAAATACATTTATCAAAATGTTATCTACATTAATAGATAATAGAAAAAATTTAGATAAAAAAAATGTAGATTTTCAGTTTGAAGATATTTTAGAATTAATTTCTCCTAGAAAAATAATTCAAAATATTAAACAACAAAGAAAAGAAATCAATTATTTATTTGGTAAGTATGAAGCTTTAAATGATAAAAATCCAAAAAAACTTGATATAGGAGATATATTAAACAATAAATTTCAAGAAGCATCTAAAAATTATAATAATATATTAGCTATGCTACCATTGGCTATAGAAGATATTAAAACTAGATTAGAAATTGGTGAAAACAGGGAAAATCAAAATATTGAGGAGATAAAACTAGGCTATTTAGAATTTAATGATGGGGGGGAAATAGAGTTTATTGAAAATCAATATGAGTTAGAAGAAAAAATGTTATTACCAGATAATAGCCAAAAATTATTAGAAATTTTTGAAAATGATTATTATGAAAGTATTGAAAAACCAAATAATTATGTTGCAAATTTAATAAAAAGAACATATGTTCCTATAACCACTAATAATCTTAAGATAGATTTCGAAAAAGAGGTAAATAACTATAATCAATATCTCGAATTATATAAAAATTCACAAGAGGATTTTATCAAAATTGCTAAAGAGCTAATCGAGAAAGTAATGGGTGTGAAACTATTCTTTGATCAATATAATGTAAATAATAAAAGTATGCTGCCAAAATTACTAATTACAAATGTTGATGTTGGATTGTTAGTACAACCCAAAAATAAGGAAAAATTAGAGAAGTATCTTAGAACAGTAAATGACAAAAATGAATTTGAAAATACTATTTGGTTTTCAATTTTTCCAAATATTTCTTTAAAAAATGAAAATAAAAAGAGTAGTAAAAATATATTTAGTGGTAATGCAACTTATAAATCAAAAAATATTAATAGTATTCAAGATTTATCAAATTTAATGGAAATACTATCTAATCATAAAATACAAACTTTTATTAGTTTTGAAAGAAATAATGAAAATACATTTGAAAATCTTGCTATACATGGGATAAATAAATATATTGAATTAACTAAGTCTTTAGAAAATACAAATTTTTCAGAATATATTATACCAGCTTTACCTAATCTTACTTTAATTCCAAAAGATAAATCAGGTATTAAAATTGATAAAAAAGCAATATTTAATAAAGACGGAGTATTCTTTAATGACGGTGAAGAACTAGAATTCTTTTTAGATGGTATATATGTTGATGCAGCATATGTTGCTGCAGGTATAGTTGCAGCATATCAATGTCCTTCTTTTTTAAAAGAAAGATATAAGAATGTTTCAAATAATCCAGGTGTTAGATTTAATATAGAAGCGGAAGATAATTCGTTAATAGTAAAAACAGTAATGGCACGAGAAATTAGCGGATTTACAGTTGATATAAAAGAAGAAATAAATAACGTTAATTATGGTTTTATTTTTTCATCTGAACAATCACAATATAAGAATGAAAAAATAAAGAACGTTACAGTATATAAAGCTAGAAGTCTTTTTAAATCTAGTAATAATTCATATGAAAATATATACAAAACCTTAACTACTACATATATAGAAAGATTACTAAGATTTATGAGCAATGACTACAAATCTGACAAATTAAACTATTTTTTCAGTAATAGTCCAAATAGTCAAAAAAGTATATGGACTAAGGAATCATCAACTGTAAACGCTATTATAAGACATGGTGATGATATTTCACATATAATAGATAATGAAAATAATACATGTCAATTAAATTTAGTATTTCTAGGAGAGGTAAAAAATCTTAAGATAGAAATAAATAAAACTAATTAA
- a CDS encoding ABC transporter substrate-binding protein/permease, which produces MKKKFILFMLLILSSFTFSEGKLRVGMEAGYAPFNWFQNDERNGAVKIKNGYVGGYDVEIAKIISEKLDMDLEIVQSDWDSLLGPALNSDKIDVVIAGMSPTKERRKNLEFTDPYYESDLVIVVKNDSKYLNSKSIQNFRDSKLTAQLNTFHYTVLSQINGIKKESASENFSNMLVALESGKIDGYVSEKPGAISATISNPNISFVEFDKDKGFVYDRDDVNIAIALKKGNLELRDKINRVLAEISREQREEIMKKAIETQPNQDSESLPTNFFGWIKFFIVNYWKDFLYGTFTTINLSLIGTFFGFIIGLILSLIRDDRNINNNSMFSVIFHKLFKYFVSIYVTFIRGTPMIVQAIIFYYDFSQITGINIPALTSALIIVSYNTGAYITEIVRGGIDSIDKGQYEAAEALGMSHFNIMRKVILPQAIRNVMPSVANEFIINIKDTSVLFSIGVTELFTTSKSIVGSHVRYYEVFVITCAIYFVLTYSLSKLFRYLEKRMDGNKEYEIEG; this is translated from the coding sequence ATGAAAAAGAAGTTTATTTTATTTATGTTATTAATACTTTCAAGTTTTACATTTAGTGAAGGTAAGCTTAGGGTAGGTATGGAAGCAGGATATGCGCCATTTAATTGGTTTCAAAACGATGAAAGAAATGGAGCAGTAAAGATTAAAAATGGATATGTTGGTGGATATGATGTAGAAATAGCAAAAATTATATCAGAGAAGCTTGATATGGATTTAGAAATAGTACAAAGTGATTGGGATTCGTTATTAGGACCAGCATTAAATTCTGACAAAATAGATGTTGTAATTGCTGGGATGTCACCTACTAAAGAAAGAAGAAAGAATTTGGAATTTACAGATCCATATTATGAATCTGACTTAGTTATTGTTGTTAAAAATGATTCAAAATATTTAAACTCAAAAAGTATACAAAATTTTAGAGATAGCAAATTAACTGCACAATTAAATACATTTCATTATACTGTATTAAGTCAAATAAATGGTATAAAAAAAGAAAGTGCTAGTGAGAATTTTTCAAATATGTTAGTGGCTTTAGAGTCAGGTAAAATAGATGGTTATGTTTCTGAAAAACCAGGTGCAATATCAGCTACAATATCAAATCCAAATATAAGTTTTGTAGAATTTGATAAAGATAAAGGATTTGTATATGATAGGGATGACGTAAACATTGCAATAGCATTAAAAAAAGGTAATTTAGAATTAAGGGATAAGATAAACAGAGTATTAGCTGAAATTTCAAGAGAACAAAGAGAAGAAATAATGAAAAAAGCTATTGAAACTCAACCTAATCAAGATTCAGAATCTTTACCAACAAATTTTTTTGGTTGGATTAAGTTTTTTATAGTTAATTATTGGAAAGATTTTTTATATGGTACTTTTACAACAATTAATTTATCATTAATAGGAACATTTTTTGGATTTATTATTGGACTTATATTATCATTGATTAGAGATGATAGAAATATTAATAATAACTCAATGTTTTCAGTTATATTTCATAAACTATTTAAGTATTTTGTAAGTATATATGTTACGTTTATAAGAGGAACACCTATGATAGTACAAGCAATAATTTTCTATTATGATTTTTCACAAATTACTGGTATTAATATACCGGCATTGACCTCAGCATTAATTATAGTTTCATATAATACTGGTGCCTATATTACTGAAATTGTTAGAGGTGGAATTGATTCTATAGATAAGGGCCAATATGAAGCTGCAGAGGCTCTAGGAATGAGTCATTTTAATATAATGAGAAAAGTAATACTACCTCAAGCAATAAGAAATGTGATGCCATCTGTTGCAAATGAATTTATTATTAATATAAAAGATACTTCAGTATTATTTTCTATAGGGGTTACTGAATTATTTACTACATCAAAATCTATAGTTGGGTCACATGTAAGATATTATGAAGTATTCGTTATAACATGTGCTATATATTTTGTACTTACTTATTCTTTATCTAAATTATTTAGATATTTAGAAAAAAGAATGGATGGAAATAAAGAATACGAGATAGAGGGATAA
- a CDS encoding FHA domain-containing protein has product MKLLKCSNGHMFNSAKYSNCPYCDGNKINILEENDKKPIILEGEVKTSVYWIKETNISPVVGWLVCISGAEKGKDFRLINERNFIGRSSEMHVCIENDHTIARKNHCSITYNPKQRNFVISPGESSGLVYLQGKALYDSKQIFNMDIIEMGENKFIFIELCGMNFDWNY; this is encoded by the coding sequence ATGAAGTTATTGAAATGTAGTAATGGACATATGTTTAATTCAGCTAAATATTCTAATTGTCCATATTGCGATGGAAATAAAATTAATATTTTAGAAGAAAATGATAAAAAACCTATTATATTAGAAGGTGAAGTAAAAACATCTGTTTACTGGATAAAAGAAACTAATATTTCTCCAGTAGTTGGATGGTTGGTCTGTATTTCTGGTGCTGAAAAAGGTAAAGATTTTAGACTAATAAATGAGAGAAATTTTATTGGTAGATCGTCAGAGATGCATGTTTGTATTGAAAATGATCATACTATAGCAAGAAAAAATCATTGTTCTATAACATATAATCCTAAACAACGTAACTTTGTAATTTCCCCAGGTGAAAGTAGTGGTCTGGTATACTTACAAGGTAAAGCTTTATATGATAGTAAACAAATATTTAATATGGACATTATAGAGATGGGGGAAAACAAGTTTATATTCATAGAATTATGTGGTATGAATTTTGACTGGAATTATTGA
- a CDS encoding FHA domain-containing protein, protein MKRLFTRFKGEFFRYFFSLFKRKNKLQKINTYTNYISILVILLIIFTIYIFFKFTIKSLVITNSILNIYLLYFFLFYYPHERKRNIRYINKILKEKKEEYIKELENEKTKIDLNNITTLTLKDDFDYDIYTWNLLEKKSIVIGKKNERNQEIDIDLSKHEYSHLVSRIHGVLNNVDGKWYYEDLGSKNGSGVERNNKKKEKLIPTKSYLIEVGDIIYIGVIKLLVN, encoded by the coding sequence ATGAAAAGATTGTTTACTAGATTTAAAGGGGAATTTTTTAGGTATTTTTTTTCACTATTTAAGAGAAAGAATAAATTACAAAAAATAAATACTTACACTAATTATATATCTATATTAGTTATTCTTCTTATTATTTTTACTATATATATTTTTTTTAAATTTACAATTAAATCTTTAGTTATTACAAATTCAATTCTAAATATATATTTACTTTATTTTTTTTTATTCTATTATCCTCACGAAAGAAAAAGAAATATAAGATATATTAATAAGATTTTAAAAGAAAAAAAAGAAGAATATATAAAGGAATTAGAAAATGAAAAAACTAAAATTGATTTAAATAATATTACTACACTTACTCTAAAAGATGATTTTGATTATGATATTTATACATGGAATTTATTAGAAAAGAAATCTATAGTAATAGGTAAAAAAAATGAAAGAAATCAAGAAATTGATATAGATCTATCAAAACATGAGTATTCTCATTTAGTAAGTAGAATACATGGAGTTTTAAATAATGTAGATGGTAAATGGTATTATGAAGATTTAGGTTCTAAAAATGGTAGTGGTGTAGAAAGAAATAATAAAAAAAAGGAGAAACTTATTCCAACAAAATCATATTTAATTGAAGTTGGAGATATCATATATATAGGTGTAATAAAGTTATTAGTTAATTAA
- the trmB gene encoding tRNA (guanosine(46)-N7)-methyltransferase TrmB, with product MKYKNKELWEYFFDKPKKHYNMYMYEMPNYPNHLIFDNEEILDAKGKWSEIYFKNNNDLHLEIGSGSANFTNNKAIKHPDINFLGVELRLKRLVQAARKAEKNNLNNLIFLKKRVDSLKEFIGENELSGLYINFPDPWENEEHKRIFGEKLLNDLDFVLKSGSKIYFKTDHLQYYLDILDLINSRDGYTVVYSTDDLYNSEKIIDNIKTEFEHLFLSKHNMNIKYIEIVKE from the coding sequence ATGAAATATAAAAATAAAGAACTTTGGGAATATTTCTTTGATAAACCCAAAAAACATTACAATATGTATATGTATGAAATGCCTAATTATCCTAATCATTTAATATTTGATAATGAAGAAATATTAGATGCTAAAGGTAAATGGAGTGAAATTTATTTTAAAAATAATAATGACTTACATTTAGAAATAGGTAGTGGAAGTGCAAATTTCACTAATAATAAAGCAATAAAACATCCTGATATAAATTTTTTAGGTGTAGAATTAAGATTAAAAAGATTAGTTCAAGCAGCTAGAAAAGCTGAAAAAAATAATCTAAACAATTTGATATTTCTAAAAAAAAGAGTAGATTCTCTTAAAGAATTTATAGGTGAAAATGAACTTTCAGGATTATATATTAATTTCCCAGATCCTTGGGAAAATGAAGAGCATAAAAGAATTTTTGGAGAAAAATTATTGAATGACTTAGATTTTGTTTTAAAATCTGGTTCTAAAATTTATTTTAAAACAGATCATTTACAATATTATTTAGATATTTTAGATTTAATCAATAGTAGAGATGGATATACTGTTGTATATAGTACAGATGACTTATATAATAGTGAAAAAATAATTGATAATATTAAAACTGAATTTGAACATTTATTTTTATCTAAACATAATATGAATATTAAATATATAGAAATAGTAAAAGAGTAG